From Oncorhynchus keta strain PuntledgeMale-10-30-2019 chromosome 8, Oket_V2, whole genome shotgun sequence:
aataatgaaacatgttcaatttggtttaaataatgttcgttaagtgttggagaagaaagtaaaagtacaatatgTCCCATattaaaaaagctaacgtttaagttccttgctcagaacatgagaacatatgaaagctggtggttcctttaaacatgagacttcaatataggttttaggttgtagttaatattgtatttataggactatttctctctatacgatttgtatttcatatacctttgactattggatgttcttataggcattttagtattgccagtgtaacagtatagcctccgtctctctcctcacgcctacctgggctcgaaccaggaacacatcgacaacagccaccctcgaagcagccttacctatgcagagcaaggggaacaactactccaagtctcagagcgagtgacgtttgaaacgctatcagcgttgcgaagagctgctggctgTTTGACtaaatgcttatgagcctgctgctgcctaccatctctcagtcagactgctctatcaaatatcaaatcatagacttaattataacataataacacacagaaatatgagcctttggtcattaatatggctcgaatccagaaactataatttcgaaaacaaaacgtttattatttcagtgaaatacggaaccattccgtattttatctaacgggtggcatccctaagtctaaatattgctgttccttcgatgttatgtcataattaattagttcgcaacgagccaggcggcccaaactgttgcaaatACCCTGACTCAGggtgcaatgaacacaagagaagtgacacaatttcacctggttaatattgcctgctaacctggatttcttttagctaaatatgcaggtttaaaaatatatacttctgtgtattgattttaagaaaggcattgatgtttatggttagggacagtcgTGCAAGGATTGTGCTTTTTTTTcccgcaaatgcgcttttgttaaatcatcccccgtttggccaagttggctgtctttgttaggaagaaatagtcttcacacagttcacaacgagccaggcggcccaaactgctgcatataccctgactctgttgcaagagaagtgacacaatttacctagttaaaagaaattcatgttagcaggcaatattaactaaatatgcaggtttaaaaatacatacttgtgtattgattttatatatataaaaaatacaaataaaaaattaTGGGGATTCTGCAGCACAATCAGCACCCTACTTCCCATGGCTATGGTTTGGTATTGTACTTAAGGTATTTGCCATCACTTTGGTGTAATCTACTGCTGTGActaagaaaggaaggaagggggCAGATGCTAGAACATGTTGAAGTGCTTAGAAGGTTTTCAGTCTGTGTGTAAACAATACTACCTGCCTAGGGACATTCATAATGTCAATTTCCACAATAACTTAAGGTGTTGAAGCGCAAGGTTTAACGTCTCCATGGCTACCACGCTGGAACAATGTGAAGAGAAGCCATACACATGTGCAGATACAATGTGTGAGAGCAAAGTCTTCCGTctcgctcatctcaatatctTCGGTGCTGCACATATGGGAACGTCATTTCACGGAGTCTAcatttaatatagaccacatggtcAATTCAATAAGTCAGATTTTCTATATGAATAGACTTGCTAGAGTTCCAAAATGCAGCATTTTGACATTCACTCTGCATCCTCTGTGACTTTATGATCTTGACCCCAACATTTATCCAAGTTTTCACCATGactgtaaagccctagttattttgctgctttgacaaagtcatttccaAAGATGATTATGTATTTAATGTTATTACTGATTGATTTtaaagttgaaaaaaaaaaacatgtccctCATTCCAAGGTCAACCTTGTTACATGaactgaactctcgttttaatatggtgaaactattccttttgaaatatttgtttttcaaaagaaaCGTtaaacatctaatagtcaaatcacaGTATAAAAGCAGgcgagctggttctactctttttggacattttctggtgttttgtggtagaAACCTGAGCGGTTTGAACATAACACAGTAatcctgttacccatagataagaaaggctagaaatgttttaacgatcaacattttgttgtgacgcttgcattcaattgcccatCCCTGTTGCACGAAATAAgcttccatttcccctgtcacaaggggatttatggatGATTTAAGAGGAACTAGTCAAACCTGTTATGGTCAACTTTAATTGGCACTTAATAGGCAGTTACTATAGTATATATTTTTtgacctcttgagatgggaacgTGCTTTTTATGACTGAATGTTAAAATGAGGTGAAATAAAGCAACAAAAATAATCTCAACAAGTTACACTACTCCAAAGGCACCTAATTGGTGAAACGACTCACATATAACTAATTCCTTATAAGAGAATAGTGTGAAAAGTAAGTATAAACTATAGCCAATAGACCCCAGAAACCTACTATTTATACCCAGTTAACTTGAACTAATTGGAAGGTAGCAAAAAATGGCATTATAAAATAGAATATGCCCTTTCCAGCTGGGTCAATTTCTCCTGTCTGCACTCCAAACACCTTAACCACCAATCTGAGTTCACTGCAATATATCAATTACAGATCAGTGTATCATTAAGGTCAAGATAATATCGCTCAATAATAAGCAGAGGTCTCCTGGGTAATGGTTCTGCCATCTATCATCATCAAGTAGCTTGCTAAGTGTATTTTCTCTTTTTCTGGGATTCACACTTAACTCAGACATAGGCCAGTAAAAGAGGACTGCCTCCCTGTCATGGATACATAAAAGCAACACATTCCTCTCCAAAGCAAATCAATTACAGTGTAAACAGCCTTCACAAAACCAGCACAGTTCCATTCACTTAACTTCAAGGCTATCTGGGCCATCTAAGCCTTGCGGCTGTGCTCTgcattcatatatttattttgtttgcTTTGGTCAGCCCAGATGGGCACAATGAAGTGTTTTCTCCCTCTGATTTACTTGTTTATCCCAGACAAGACATCACATGGATCTCCTGGCACACGTCCCGTACAGCATGTGGAGCACATTATCCTCATCCTGCCACTTTAGTCTGCCACTGgaggcctgtgtctgtgtgtgtgctccagCTGCAACCCAGCAATACAACACTGTGATGGCGGTAATCAGTGACGCATCTCAGACATAAGGTCAGAGTCAGACGTAGACAGGCCAAGGAGGTTTTAATGAGATGACAAATTCTCACAGACGATTTCCGAGGTATATTGTAATTAATATCTCAGACCATCCAGCAGCAGCACACTCACCACTAATGACATTTATTGGTCCTAACACTTAGGGTAAGCAAATCCTGGTGCATTGTTTTAAAGCAAACTCTTCCCTTAAcgtacagatgtaagatcttaaaTGGATCATCCTGTTGTTGCAAGAAAATTTCCTGAACAGTAGGAAATGCCAACTTGTAATGTATTTTAGGTTTAAAATGCttttaaagtttgtaatttccccTAAATATTTCAGACTGTATTTGCCCTAACTGAAAATGTGTCAACACCCACAAAAAtggccattaattataatccacacaatcatttgcatttcctgttgctgcaggattattttcctgctgtgagaaactggtcatatgaagatcctacacctgtatacACATCCCCTAATATATAAACCACGCCAGAAGCCTTCTCTTTGAAGAACGTCCAACAGCGGTCAGAGTCATAGTCTCTGAGGTTGACAACGGGACACAGAAGTACCTTTATTAGTGAGAATGTCAACCGTTATTCAGGGAGGAAGCGGATCGGTTTGTTGCAAGAGCGCCGTGTGACAAAGAACTTGAGGAAGAGAGGCCCTCTAGCAAACTTACAAGTTAATTTAGAGATGGGAGTGTCACGGACCTACATATGCCACTTAAATGTGTCGAAACAGAATTTCCCAATTACCTAAAAAGCTTTCTTAAAACTTTAATTATTAACTTCAGTCCCTATTTCATTGAACAATAAACCAAATGTTTTGGGTAAAATTAGATTTCTATCTATCTACCCATTCAATGTGAAAGAGAAGATACATTGATTAGTGACAGACTAAATAATGAATGAGTTTGTTCCTTAATAAAAATGAGTTACTCACAGCTTTCTGCTGGGTGTTAAGGAGGGCAGGTGACAGTCCCTCGGCTCTCTCCGGGTCGCTGGAGATGTCGTCCTCTGATTCCTCCCAGGAGGAGGAGAAGCCTGTGGaagaggctgaggaggaggacaGCTTCCTCAGGGCTCGGGATGATCTGGGGCTGTGCTGGGGCTCGCTGCTCAGATCACAGCCTTCTCCCTGGGCCTCCATCCCGTGGTCCGTTACTATGACGGCTGGAATGGTGGTCCCCACATCTGGGCAGCTCCCCTCTCTGTCAGCCCATGCCGAGGCTGCTTGCAGCTGGATTTCCATTGGCTCCATTCCTGCCTTTGTCATGCAGGTCTGGGCCCTCTCCACAGGGTGCTCACTGTCACTGCCTGCCAAGAAGCTGCCAATCCTCAGTGAACTTGGGGAGTGACTGCTTGCTGAACTGTCAGCTTGGGACCAGGTTCCTGCTGATTTCTTCACAAGCAGACTTCCCTGTTCTGTATTTGGGTCAGCCGTGCTATTTTCTATTCTGCCATTCCCCGTTACTCCCTGCTCCGAGCGGAGACATAATTTCCCATTCTGGAGTTCCTTGGGAATGCTTGGAGAGCAGTCTCTCAATGGGGAGTTGAGTGTGGGCACCTGTGTGGGCTGACTGGGCTGGGAGGCTGGGCCGGTTCTGCGCGGGGCCCTAGGACTGCGCTGGATCTCAGCGTTCTGAACTTGGGTGCGCAGGCCAGAGATCTGGGCCTCGAACAGACCCACCTTCTTGTTGACCTCCACATTCAGGAGCTCCCGGTGGATCTGCAGGAGCTGCACTGTGCGCTTCACCTCCCCGTTTGGGGCCTCATCATCTCCGTTGCTGCTGAGTCGGCGGACACGGTTGCCCACAATCACCCCCAGTGTATCAGGGTGGCGGCAAGGGGAGCGGGCCCTGGGGCTGCTGGGGCCTGGAGAGGGGGGAAAGACGAAGGAGCCCCCAGGGGAGCCAGGACTCAGGCTGCCAGGGCTGTAGGGGCCCCCAGTCACCAGGAGTTTGCAGTAGGTGGAGCGGTCTGGCACAGGGAGCACAGGCCTCCCAGTCCGAGGGCTGCTCTCACTCTTCAGATTGTTGCTATTCATCATAATCAGACTGCTCAGGGCATAAGCAGCCATAGTATCAGACTCGTACTGTCAGTATGTTCTCCCATCTAGCTCTAGTCCTGGTTGGTGCTCTGgcatctacacaccaccatagcATTTGGTGGGGTATGTGAAAAGAGAGGTGGAATTTCCTGCTGAATCTTCTATGGAGGAGAGTTGttggagaggaaaaacaaaacatagtcagTGAAAGCTTCAATAAAGGCTGAAATTATATGACGTGCATTTTAATGAGAATAAAGCTTATTTCCCACACTGTGGAGTGTGGACTAATGAGTGTGTAGCTTTCATTTTGTTCTAAAAATATGACCCAGCAAATCCCTCACAAAGGTAGCATTCCTTCCCAAGGCAAGGCGGATTACTTGCCTATACAAGAAACAAATCAATGTTGCATGAAATAGTAATGTGTTTTCTTTTTCTCTAGCTAAGAAAATACCCAGAGTTTAACTTTTGTTACTTAAAATGTACTGTAAGTAATGAGACACAAGAATAGATTTACTTGTTGCCATTAGTCTTAGAGAGAGATTCACTGTAGCTCTCTACCATAAACTACATGTTCCTGAAATGGAATGATACGGCTATTTGGCCTTGCTCTTTTATGACGTGCTTGTCTACTCAGTTTTCTTTTTAATCTAGGGCAGCCCCCACATTTTGTCTGCGAATGAGGTCCAGCAGCGTTTGAGGAAATACAGTTTTAAGTCTTCTGCTGGACAAAATACAAAGTGTATTCCAAATACCTAAAACATATGCTTCTGAAGGAGAACATCTACACGGCCATTTATGTCTATGCTTCAGTGAGACAGAAATGTGATTAATAGCGTAATACTTTGACTGCATTCCTGAATCTTTATATCACATAACGTTGGTTTAGTTAACCTGTGACACAAAACAGTCAAAACAAATAATCCCATAACAAGGCTTGTAGGCAATTTTGAGAGTGAGTAAGCATATCCTGACTGAGCTCAAATGTAGGGATCTAGAAACAAGTATCCCACTGGGCatagatgtcaattcaacgtctattccacgttggttcaacgtaattaaattgaaatgacgtggaaacaacattgattcaaccagtgtttgTCTAGTGGGATACTGTTACTGTAGGTTAACTGCAGTGACTAGAGTCTCTGGAAAATATGTGAATCATAATAAACATAAAAGACAGAAGGAAAGATGAAGTATAAGCTACATTTATATGAAATACTGCAAGATTAGTGTTTCAGGGGGCAGGGAGAGAAGAACACATCAACTATTCCCTTTTAAGGGAAAAGAGCTGATGCAAGACATTTAAGAAGTATTGTTTAAAGGGCACCCTGGATCAGAACCCAGAAAATCATCATCCCTGCTGAATGTATGTTACACAAACAAGACATTGACATAACATTTCAAAATGATTCCCTGTATACTTTACCAGACAGAGTTGGGCTTTGGATTTTCCTATGAATGGTTCTAAATGAGTTTTAGTTGCTTTGAAAATGGCACACTTGTCTATATTCTGCACAAGCCCACAGTAGATCTATATTGTTACATTGGCACACCATGGAACAACAATTCATTACCTTACAGAAAATACTACCGTTCACCTCAAACTGAAATGTTGGTTAACATGTGGCATAATGCTTGAATTACAGCTGCAGTGTGGCTCCCCACACAAGCCTCCCCAGTCCCCACCAtctggaggcagagaggaggaggagagccagGCAGGAGATGtcagccaggtagcctagtggttggagtgttgggccagtaaccgaaaggttgctggattgactccccgagctgacaaggtcaaaacctgttgttctgcccctgaacatggcagttaacccactgttccacggcaggccgtcattgtaaatgagaatgtgttcttaactgacttgcctagagaaataaaggttacatttatttAGCAGGCATTCATAGGGACACCCCTGTGCCTCTGGCCAGGTGCCTGGGGACAGGTCAAATTCTGACCAACTACTTTGCGTCTTTCTCTCCCAGTCAGACCCATACCTCTCAGAGGCAAAGTAGCACGTCCAGCCTCTATAGAGGGAGTAGAACCTGTGATGGTTCCCATGAACTCTCCATCACCTCCCTGGAACTTAGTCAGCATTGACTAACTCAAATGATTGTCTCTCTTTGTATGACCGGGCAACAAAAAATAATACATATGCAAACATCGCAaataaaagaaaaaaaacatgaggATTTGCCAAAGATAAATCGAGTCCGTACAATAAATGGACTGCGGTGGCTGTATTTCATTTGGGACTTGATTGAACTAATATTCAACGATTTACACGTTTGTTTTGTTTAATTTATATATATTGTTTAACTTTGACAATAATTGGTTCATATGACATAAAGCAGATTCTCTCCAGTACAATAACTACATATCTCTGTCAAACACGTGGTAATCTATAGCTGCATGTGAGATTTACTGCAAGCTCAACTTGCCATTGTTATAAAATGCTTACTGGGTTTGGATCATAACCATCATGACATTCTTTAGAAAATCCACATCAATAGTTTAGCTCATCTAATAACAATAAGAAACCAAGAGAAAAAGTGCAATAGTTTATAAGCCTCAACTATCATTAGTAATATTTTCTCTGACCTTCTTTGATACAAtagcaataataataaatatatgtattattgttattattaatgaTATTATTATGATCATTATCATCAGCAGTATCTGGGCTATATCCTTACAGTTGTTGTAACAGAGTTCCAAAATTGTTGATACATTGTAACAACAAAAACGGTTTGCTTTTTCCCTTGTTGTCAATAGCTAAATACAACAGTACCTCATATCACTTGTTAATTTTTCACATTTCTATATTGGTGTGCAGCGTGGTTGTAAATAAAGGCTAAAAAGCTGTTATATAAAGAACGTTTTATCTAAATAGCTTTTACCAACGCCATTCAATTCATTCCGACAATTTGCTTGTAAAGTTTAAAAAAGACTCCAAACAGACTCATTGGAGATGAGCGTCTTACCTTGTACTAACAGACACCTCGTCGTAATAGAAACCGCTCTATGAGTTCTGAAATATCGAACGGGTGGCTGTCCGACCAACCATCAAAGCCGATGAGAATGTGTACAGAGCACAGCTATCCAGCGCGTCTCAGAACATTCAATACCTGTTGAGCGAACTTCACACAACACGCAATCTTCTTATTTCCGGACAGGCAAAAAAGGAAGGCCAGTTCTCCCAGAAATTAACTTTTTCTCCCGCTGCGTGTCCAAAATACTTGCTCTTATGACCCTTTGAGTTCTTCAACACCTCGCTTCGGCGTAGTAGGCTACTAGGCTGTTGTTTGCTTAGTGTAGGCTACTACAAAAAGCAGGAAGGAAGTAGACACAGACAGTCATTACTACGCAACAAACAGCTTTTCTCCCAATTGCCTAGCAGGGAAGAAAAAAGCTTGATACGCACACAGCCTTAGGTTGAGACGTAACCGACGTTGTTTTGGGTTGTGTTTTTGGCTGGGCTAGTGCATCTGGATTGGGTCATCACATAATAAAACTTAATTGGAGTGAAATGTATTCTATAAACCCAGGATCATAATAATGAACGATAAAAGAAACCCAAAAACGGTAAAACAATATAACATTTTAGTAATATTAGTGATCTGATATTATAGTCACATCACATTCTGCATGTTTGTTCTACATTGTATAGCCACAAACCGTGCAAAAGGTGAAATGCTACCTGTCACTACAACGACATTTTATAACTTTATGGAGAATTGAGCACTGTTCAATCAAACAGTGTTTTATTTACTTTATTCTAGATTTTAAAGCAAACGTTTTATTGAATAaatattatataatattataggACTACCTACAGTAAATATTTGCCTTTTTTACTTGAGAATATCACTTCCTGCCCCTGCTCTTAGCATATCTTTAGCATATTGCTATTTACATGGCTCTAGGGGAAAGTGTTAATTTCCCTAATGGCCCTTATCAACCAAATCAGACCATACATTAATAATTATACATTGCTGTCTTGTAGGCAAGTTGTAAAACATTTTTCTCACAATTGTTATTTGAATAATTTATAATTAATTTATAATTTATGTTACTCAATGTGATATCAATAACCATTTGAACCTTTTTGGAAGCCTCTGTATGACCCTTCAAACAGCATTGTGCAGAATGAGTGTGAAACAGATCTATGTGAAATTCACATACGAACTTATCTATTTCGTAAATTCAATCAGTCATTTGCTGTAAAGCAGTCATTACTCACCCATTAAAATTCTAGCTCATGATTGTGTAGATCAGAGGACAAACCAATGACCAATGACCATTTAGTAGAAGGGAGGGAAGTGTGTCAGCTGGCATACTAAACTGGATGGAAAATGCTAGTGGCCTTTCTGATTTGAATGAGCCTGGTTCCCTGATAGTTGGTATGAAAATTAACTTTCCAGTCCCTTGAGATTTCAGACCAGGTTAGGTCATTGTGGCCCTCAAATTAAAATGATTGCCTCATGTTTGACCATTTTAGTGTTATCAGCATTTAACCATGTCTGTTAATGCACAATGTCCAGCGTGCAGCCCCACACAACTCAGACACTTTTATGAAGTTAATAAAGGGGGAAGATTTACACAAGCTTTAGACACATAGTCACAGATCTACCGTGGTGTTTACTTCAGTGATACAGCTTAATAATAGTAGTCTCTGTTGCTAAGACAGAAAGATTGTATTAAAACACAGCATATAAACACTGGATCATTTGGTGGGAGGGGGGGTTGAATgtttgcatatgtgtgtgtgtgtgtgtgtgtgtgtgtgtgtgtgtgtgtgtgtgtgtgtgtgtgtgttttactatccttgagacaaaaagtcctcacaaggatagtagaACAAGAAAACATTTGAACAAGTGAGGACATTTCAACAGTTCCCACAAGGAAAAATgatattttaggcttaggggttaggtttaaggttagggtcacaattaggtttagggttaggtttagggttaggggtaaggaAAATAAgatttgaatgggaatcaattgatTGGTCcaccacaaggatagtaaaacaaaagggggggtgaatgtttgcatatgtacctgtttgtgtgtgtgtgtgtgtgtgtgtgtgtgtgtgtgtgtgtgtgtgtgtgtgtgtgtgtgtgtgtgtgtgtgtgtgtgtgtgtgtgtgtgtgtgtgtgtgtgtgtgtgtgtgtgtgtgtgtgtgtgtgtgtgtgtgtgtgtgtgtgtgtgtgcatgtgggtgtgtgcgtgtatgtgtaacCTCAGTGTTCCCTACAACTGAGTCTGTGTCATGTTTACCTTACAAGTAGTCAGAAATTAACTGTATAATGGCTGTGTCTGTCATACACGGACATCAACATCATGAGTACTTTCTAGACCCCATAAGGAGGGAAATCCTGAGGTGAACTTTGAGATACTAGCCCTGTGTGTCAATAAAGACCAATCACATGGAAAAACTATGGCTGCGAGGCACTACCCAGATCTGTTGTTTACTGAGGTAGTAAGAAAGATCTATATCCATCCCTGACCTATGCAGATGTTGGTGGTTATACATTTGTCAAATGTCAAGTAAAGTGCACTGTACATGGTCTCTCATGTAAGTCTATTTTTATAAATATATGTCATGGAGGGTGACTTTATCCTGTGAATGATCTAATAAAGAAATTAGATGCCAGGAGAGGGCCTGTGAATTCATTTCTCAACTACCTGACTGATATAATTTCCTATGATCAATACGGTTATCAATCAACATGTTGGTTATTAATATGGTTATCAATCAACTGTTATGGCTACTGCATAAAAAAAGATACAGATGATGCAACACTATGAATATACTACATACAAATATGAACTGAATGAGAAGTGAGGTCAAACAAATGAAAAAGTGTAATCCACTTTCATAAATTATTCAAGTCCTTTCTCGCTAGCCTATATTTTCCACAGGTGATGTAATTTGCCAGTCACGTACGCCATCGCGTGACTGATATTGGTACAGCAAATGTGTAAACGTTTTTATAAGAGGAAAACTTCTGAAAAAAATACTAGTAGGTGGCAGTAAAAATTCACATAAAACacgtatttttttattatttttttaaaatcacTAACCAACCGGGTATATAATTGTATGCTCGACTATGATATTTCTGTAATATAACTAACAAGAGTAACTGATCATATTTGACTTGTGAATCTCTATTAGCCACATTTAGTTTGTGAACTGGTACTTTTTGACACATGATAGAGCAGGTCGAGCTATTGTTTTAAATATCACACTATTCACGTGGATTCTCATGTATACAATGTTGTACATTTTTACAATGTATCTTATTTATaagggtcgtcactagttaccacagccacaatcTCATAATCCCTGTTCTTTCTGTtcttaaacatttattttaaatctacccttaaccacactgctaaccttatgcccaACCCTGGTCTCtttttttcatacattttcaCGATATAGCCAATTTCGAGGTTCTGGCTGTGCGAGCCAGTGGAAACCACAGCTAAAACCGCCCTTATAACAGGAATCTGACTTTTCATTGGAGAGTACAACCTTTTCTTTGACAATTGACCAATGAGAGATCAGTATTCAGCCACCACCTCTCCAAAACAGACCGCCTCGATCAGGACAGGACCAATAGAAGATGTTCAGAGGCGGGGTAAAATGCCTTTGACAATCACGGTTCTGAGTTGGTAAACAGCGTTGACCTCATGGTGGAAGAAGACACACTGTTAGGGGACGAGGCTGCATAGCATTGAAAATAAATCCAGACATTCGTAATTACTGGCGGTAAGTGGGGTTTTTCTTTTATGACAAGTATGGTGCTTGGAATAATGGAATTAATACATATTGCTTCTTCCTGGTTTGACAATTTGGGCAGTGCATTGGTGAAAAAACTATGGCTAACGTTAATGTTATCAGAGTAACTAGCTGGATAGCTATCCGAATGTCAGTGAATACAGCATGTCTGAAAAGTGTAGTTAGTTAGTTTACTGACATTGCACCGAGATTGAATGCAAATCTGATTAAATCCAAACATTTTAACTCATGATGCAGTATAAATCTTTTAAAAAATTGATGCAATTACAACCTGTAACTACAGGCATCAAACTTTCACGTGCATGCATGATCTGCTATCTGGCGTGACATTTAGCCAACGATAGGTAATTCATAA
This genomic window contains:
- the itpkb gene encoding inositol-trisphosphate 3-kinase B, which produces MAAYALSSLIMMNSNNLKSESSPRTGRPVLPVPDRSTYCKLLVTGGPYSPGSLSPGSPGGSFVFPPSPGPSSPRARSPCRHPDTLGVIVGNRVRRLSSNGDDEAPNGEVKRTVQLLQIHRELLNVEVNKKVGLFEAQISGLRTQVQNAEIQRSPRAPRRTGPASQPSQPTQVPTLNSPLRDCSPSIPKELQNGKLCLRSEQGVTGNGRIENSTADPNTEQGSLLVKKSAGTWSQADSSASSHSPSSLRIGSFLAGSDSEHPVERAQTCMTKAGMEPMEIQLQAASAWADREGSCPDVGTTIPAVIVTDHGMEAQGEGCDLSSEPQHSPRSSRALRKLSSSSASSTGFSSSWEESEDDISSDPERAEGLSPALLNTQQKAHKSWKKIKNMVHWSPFVMSFKKKYPWIQLAGHAGSFKAGANGRILKKHCDCEQRCLDWLMNDVLRPYVPAYHGDVEKDGEKYNQMDDLLSEFDLPCVMDCKMGVRTYLEEELAKARKKPSLRKDMYQKMVEVDPLAPTPEEQEQQAVTKPRYMKWRETISSTATLGFRIEGIKKEDGTVNRDFKKTRSREQVTEAFTDFVKGNQNILNCYLDRLKEIMNTLEISTFFKTHEVIGSSLLFVHDKREQAKVWMIDFGKTTPLPEGQVLSHRATWEEGNREDGYLYGLDHLIDILTQMVVTPEPDSL